A single Cupriavidus sp. D39 DNA region contains:
- the guaB gene encoding IMP dehydrogenase, with translation MRLVQKALTFDDVLLVPAYSSVLPRDVSLRTRLTRSIELNIPLVSAAMDTVTEARLAIAMAQAGGIGIVHKNLKPADQAREVARVKRYESGVLRDPITIPPDMKIRDVIALSHQYGISGFPVVEGKTVVGIITNRDLRFEEELDAPARAKMTPREKLVTVGEDASLEDAKRLMNRHRLERVLVVNKDFELNGLITVKDIQKAVEHPLASKDDRGQLRVGAAVGVGPDNDERVDLLVKAGVDVIVVDTAHGHSQGVLDRVRWVKQNYPQVQVIGGNIATGSAARALVDHGADGVKVGIGPGSICTTRIVAGVGVPQITAVSNVAEALKGTGVPLVADGGIRYSGDIAKALAAGAHVVMMGGMFSGTEEAPGEVFLYQGRSFKSYRGMGSVGAMKDGAADRYFQEDNTANVDKLVPEGIEGRVAYKGSVTAIIHQMCGGVRASMGYCGSSSIADWHETSEFVQITAAGMRESHVHDVQITKEAPNYYID, from the coding sequence ATGCGTCTTGTCCAGAAAGCACTCACATTCGATGACGTGCTCCTCGTGCCGGCCTATTCGTCGGTACTGCCCCGGGATGTTTCGCTCCGTACCCGCCTGACCCGTTCGATCGAATTGAACATTCCGCTGGTATCCGCCGCCATGGATACCGTCACGGAAGCCCGCCTGGCGATTGCCATGGCGCAGGCCGGTGGTATCGGCATCGTCCACAAGAACCTGAAGCCGGCCGACCAGGCCCGGGAAGTGGCGCGCGTGAAGCGCTACGAATCCGGCGTGCTGCGTGACCCCATCACGATTCCCCCAGACATGAAGATCCGTGATGTGATTGCATTATCACATCAATACGGCATCTCCGGTTTCCCGGTGGTGGAAGGCAAGACGGTCGTCGGCATCATCACCAACCGCGACCTGCGTTTCGAGGAAGAACTCGACGCGCCCGCGCGCGCCAAGATGACCCCGCGCGAAAAGCTCGTCACGGTGGGCGAAGACGCCTCGCTGGAGGACGCCAAGCGCCTGATGAACCGCCACCGCCTCGAGCGCGTGCTGGTGGTCAACAAGGATTTCGAGCTGAACGGCCTGATCACCGTCAAGGACATCCAGAAGGCAGTGGAGCATCCGCTCGCCAGCAAGGATGACCGCGGCCAGCTGCGCGTAGGCGCCGCAGTCGGCGTGGGCCCTGACAACGATGAACGCGTCGACCTGCTGGTCAAGGCCGGCGTGGACGTGATCGTGGTAGACACCGCCCACGGCCACAGCCAGGGCGTGCTGGACCGCGTGCGCTGGGTCAAGCAGAACTATCCGCAGGTGCAGGTGATCGGCGGCAACATCGCCACCGGCTCGGCCGCGCGGGCGCTGGTCGATCATGGCGCCGACGGCGTCAAGGTTGGCATCGGCCCGGGTTCGATCTGCACCACCCGTATCGTCGCTGGCGTGGGCGTGCCGCAGATCACCGCGGTCTCCAACGTGGCCGAAGCCCTCAAGGGCACCGGCGTGCCGCTGGTGGCCGACGGCGGCATCCGCTACTCGGGCGACATCGCCAAGGCACTGGCTGCCGGCGCGCATGTGGTCATGATGGGCGGCATGTTCTCCGGTACCGAAGAGGCACCGGGCGAAGTGTTCCTGTACCAAGGGCGTTCTTTCAAGAGCTACCGCGGCATGGGTTCGGTCGGCGCGATGAAAGACGGCGCGGCAGATCGTTACTTCCAGGAAGACAACACCGCCAACGTCGACAAGCTGGTCCCCGAAGGCATTGAAGGCCGCGTGGCCTACAAGGGCTCGGTCACCGCCATCATCCACCAGATGTGCGGCGGCGTGCGTGCCTCCATGGGTTACTGCGGCAGCAGCTCGATCGCCGACTGGCACGAGACGTCCGAGTTCGTGCAGATCACCGCCGCGGGCATGCGCGAGTCGCATGTGCACGACGTGCAGATCACCAAGGAAGCGCCGAACTACTACATCGACTAA
- a CDS encoding DMT family transporter, whose product MGIGVLCGLLAGAFWGMVFIAPKLLPVFSPWELAIGRYLAYGLVAFIAAVPLMKRIARKLTRADCLALLRQAFTGNLLYYVLLAFGVQLAGVGPTSLIIGILPISVTIMGRRDHGAVPLSRLIWPLLVVAAGIACINIDLFSGAGHAHGAAAGEAVRSVWQRLAGVMCAAGALVCWTLYAVDNARYLQRNPQYSGNEWSALYGISTGVVSVVLALLALLGWLVAGDSLAAASGGRDWQWFWMVNAAVALGASLIGNNLWNISSRRLPLTLSGQMIVFETLFALAYGFVFDHRLPRPLEIAAIVLLMIGVAWSVRLHAVDKSA is encoded by the coding sequence ATGGGTATCGGCGTACTGTGCGGCCTGCTGGCCGGCGCCTTCTGGGGCATGGTGTTCATTGCCCCCAAGCTGCTGCCCGTATTCTCCCCCTGGGAACTCGCGATCGGCCGCTACCTGGCCTACGGGCTGGTCGCTTTCATCGCCGCGGTGCCGCTGATGAAGCGCATTGCGCGCAAGCTCACGCGCGCGGATTGCCTTGCACTGCTACGCCAGGCCTTCACCGGCAACCTGCTGTACTACGTGCTGCTGGCGTTTGGCGTACAGCTTGCCGGCGTGGGCCCCACCTCGCTGATCATCGGCATCCTGCCCATCTCCGTCACCATCATGGGCCGGCGCGACCATGGCGCCGTGCCGCTGTCGCGCCTGATCTGGCCGTTGCTGGTGGTGGCCGCCGGCATCGCCTGCATCAATATCGACCTGTTCTCCGGCGCAGGGCACGCGCATGGCGCTGCCGCGGGCGAGGCGGTGCGCAGCGTCTGGCAACGCCTGGCCGGCGTGATGTGCGCGGCCGGCGCGCTGGTGTGCTGGACGCTCTACGCGGTCGATAACGCACGCTACCTGCAGCGCAACCCGCAGTACAGCGGCAATGAATGGTCCGCGCTCTATGGCATCTCCACCGGCGTGGTGTCGGTGGTGCTGGCGCTGCTGGCATTGCTGGGCTGGCTGGTGGCCGGCGACAGCCTCGCCGCGGCCAGCGGCGGGCGCGACTGGCAATGGTTCTGGATGGTTAACGCGGCCGTGGCGCTCGGCGCGTCGCTGATCGGCAACAACCTGTGGAATATCTCCAGCCGCCGCCTGCCGCTCACCTTGTCGGGCCAGATGATCGTGTTCGAGACGTTGTTCGCGCTGGCGTATGGCTTTGTCTTCGACCATCGGCTGCCACGCCCGCTGGAAATCGCGGCCATTGTGTTGCTGATGATTGGCGTGGCCTGGTCGGTGCGCTTGCACGCTGTCGACAAGTCTGCCTAA
- a CDS encoding DUF4124 domain-containing protein yields the protein MKRSTALFNLATLAALACLCQAATAQTDSQWQWRDGNGRMVYSDVPPPPSVPAASVIKAPGRFAGSLRPIEPGGSPAAGAGPAGVVAGTQPAPAAKGDGKVKAESMASAEEAFQKRRAAQSKRKRTRPPRTWPRRNARCAARNRATMRLRCSRTAALPCQRQTARRVI from the coding sequence ATGAAACGATCGACCGCGCTCTTCAATCTCGCCACGCTGGCCGCCCTCGCCTGCCTGTGCCAGGCTGCCACCGCCCAGACGGATTCGCAATGGCAGTGGCGCGACGGCAATGGCCGCATGGTCTACAGCGACGTGCCGCCGCCGCCCTCGGTGCCTGCCGCCAGTGTGATCAAGGCCCCCGGACGCTTTGCCGGCAGCTTGCGCCCGATCGAGCCTGGCGGCTCGCCAGCGGCGGGAGCTGGCCCAGCAGGCGTTGTTGCAGGCACCCAGCCCGCGCCGGCCGCGAAGGGCGATGGCAAGGTAAAAGCGGAGTCCATGGCAAGTGCCGAGGAGGCCTTCCAAAAGCGCCGTGCCGCGCAGTCGAAGCGGAAGCGGACCAGGCCGCCAAGGACCTGGCCGCGCAGGAACGCCAGGTGCGCTGCGCGCAATCGCGCAACTATGCGACTTCGCTGCAGCAGAACCGCCGCATTGCCGTGCCAGCGCCAGACGGCACGCCGCGTCATCTGA
- a CDS encoding type II toxin-antitoxin system RatA family toxin produces MADVHKSVLLGHSAEQMYNLVTQVEDYPKFLPWCGGVEVFEQTETMLDAKIYIHFNGIKQYFHTRNTQERPTKIDMVFEDGPFKTFSGSWRFTPLREDACKIEFHLHYEFSSFLLEKIIGPVFNMIANTFVDAFVKRAEVVYGNG; encoded by the coding sequence ATGGCAGACGTCCATAAATCCGTGCTGCTCGGCCATTCCGCCGAGCAGATGTACAACCTGGTCACGCAAGTCGAGGACTATCCCAAGTTCCTCCCCTGGTGCGGTGGCGTGGAGGTGTTCGAGCAGACCGAGACAATGCTCGACGCCAAGATCTACATCCACTTCAACGGCATCAAGCAGTACTTCCACACCCGCAATACGCAGGAGCGGCCCACCAAGATCGATATGGTGTTCGAGGACGGGCCCTTCAAGACCTTCAGCGGTTCCTGGCGCTTCACGCCCCTGCGCGAGGATGCCTGCAAGATCGAATTCCACCTGCACTACGAGTTCTCCAGCTTCCTGCTGGAGAAAATCATCGGGCCGGTGTTCAACATGATCGCCAATACGTTTGTCGACGCGTTCGTCAAGCGTGCCGAAGTGGTCTATGGCAATGGCTGA